Proteins from one Erysipelothrix larvae genomic window:
- a CDS encoding RNA polymerase sigma factor, translating to MDRRVLKNDDALAEYLKSISSELLKIAYSYIQDDATVDDVISETIYRVYKYRKKVRKPEYLKTWIIRILINECKTELMKHKPVYELEEDRIAVSEPEDFTFVYEYINQLKSPQREIVTLKTLNDYTFAMIARVLGLKENTVKTDYYRALDILRKEMHDLYE from the coding sequence ATGGACCGAAGGGTATTAAAAAACGATGATGCATTGGCTGAATACTTGAAATCAATATCAAGTGAATTGCTGAAAATCGCATACTCGTATATACAAGATGATGCAACTGTTGATGATGTCATCAGTGAAACCATCTATCGCGTTTATAAATATCGTAAAAAGGTGAGGAAACCCGAATATCTCAAAACATGGATAATTCGGATCTTGATTAATGAATGCAAAACAGAATTAATGAAGCATAAGCCAGTCTATGAATTGGAAGAAGATAGAATAGCTGTTTCAGAACCAGAGGATTTCACTTTTGTTTATGAATATATTAATCAATTGAAATCACCTCAACGCGAAATTGTGACGTTGAAGACATTGAATGATTATACGTTTGCGATGATTGCACGTGTTTTAGGGTTGAAAGAAAACACGGTGAAAACGGACTATTATAGGGCACTGGATATTTTACGAAAGGAGATGCACGATCTGTATGAATAA